CCGATCCGGATGGCAGAGGCGATGGTCTCGGGGTCCTTGACCGGATGGCCCAGGACGAGGGGCGCCGCCCCCTCCGCCTGCCAGCCGAGCAGGCGGGGGAGCCGGCGGGCGCGGCCGGCCGCCTGATACTCGCGGAATCCCCGCCAGTAGGCGGTGATGTTCCCCGCATTCCCCACCGGGATGCAGAGCAGATCGGGCGCATCCCCCAGCTGGTCGCACACCTCGAACGCCCCCGTCTTCTGCCCCTCAATCCGGTAGGGGTTGATGGAGTTGACGAGGGCCACCGGGTGGGTGGCGGCCACCTCCTTGACCAGCTTCAGGGCATCGTCGAAGTTCCCCTGCACCTGCAGGACCGTGGCCCCGTGGGCGACCGCCTGGGAGAGCTTGCCCAGCGCGATCTTCCCCTGGGGGACCAGGACGTAGGCGGCGCGCCCCGCCGCGGCGGCGTAGGCTGCGGCGGAGGCGGACGTGTTGCCGGTCGATGCGCAGATGACGGCCCGCGCCCCCTCCTCCACGGCCTTGCTGAGGGCGACCGTCATCCCCCGGTCCTTGAAGGAGCCGCTGGGGTTGGCTCCCTCCACCTTCAGGTAGATTTCTGCCTTGGAGCCCAGCCAGGCCTCGAGCGCCCTCGCCCGAAGCAGGGGGGTGTCTCCCTCCCCGAGGGAGATGACGGGCGTCCGGTCGGTGACCGGCAGGAAGGCACGGTAACGCTGGATCAGACCCGTCCCCATGGTCGGCCTACGATTCCTCCACCCGGAGGCAGACCGTCGCCCTGCTCACCACGTCCAGGCGGTCGATCCCGGCCAGCGCCGCCCGGAGGTCTCCCTCCCGCGCCTCGTGGCTCATCATCACGATGGGGACGGCCTCCTCCGCGTGTCGGGCCTTCTGGATCACGGAGGCGATGCTCACGTTGTGGCTCCCCAGGACCCCGGAGACCTTGGAGAGCACCCCGGGCTTGTCGGTCACCATCACCCGGAGGTAGTAGCGGGTCCGGATCTCCCCCAGAGGCTTCAGGTCCAGCTCCGCCTCGACCCCCGGCCGCTGAAGGGTGGCCCGGCGGGAGGGCCGCTTCGCCAGGATGTTCGCGGCGATCTCCACGATGTCGCTCACGACGGCGCTGGCCGTCGGCATCTGCCCCGCCCCCCGGCCGTAGAACATCTGGGGGCCGGCCGCATCCCCCACCAGGTAGACCCCGTTGTAGACCCCCCGGACCGAGGCCAGCAGGTGATCCTCCGGGATCAGGGTCGGGCTCACGCGGACCTCCAGCTCCCCGTCGGCCAGCTTGGCGATCGCGAGGAGCTTGACCACGTACCCCAGCTCCCGGGCGTAGCGGATGTCGGAGGGGTCGATGCCGGCGATCCCCTCCACGGGCACCTGGGACAGCTCGATGAAGGTGTTGTAGGCGATGGAGGCCAGGATCTGGAGCTTATGGGCGGCGTCGTGCCCGCCCACATCCAGGGTCGGGTCGGCCTCGGCATAGCCCTTGGCCTGCGCTTCCGCCAGCACCTCGGCGAAGGGCCGTCCTTCCTCCGTCATCTTTGTGAGGATGTAGTTGGCGGTCCCATTGATGATGCCCAACAGGGACCGGATGCGGTTGGCGACCAGCCCATCCCGGAGAGCCCGGATGATGGGGATACCCCCGCAGACCGCCGCCTCGAAGCCGACCTCGAGCTTGCGCTCCGCCGCGGCCCGGTAGATCTCCAGGCCGTGGGTGGCCAGCAGCGCCTTGTTGGCCGTCACCAGGTGCTTCCCCGCCCGGAGGGCCTCCAGGGCGTACCGGCGGGCCTCCTCCGTCCCCCCGATCAGCTCGACCACGATCTGGATGGCCGGATCCCGGATGACCTCCAGGGGGTCGGCCGTGAGGAGGGCCGGGTCCACGGCGACGGGAGCGGGGGCCTCCGGGCGGCGGCGGGCGATCCGCTTCACGTGGAGGCGCGCGCCCAGGCGGGCGTCAATCATCGGCCCGTTCTCCTGGAGGAGACGGACGACGCCGCCCGCCACGGTCCCCAGGCCGAGGATGCCGACGTGGATTGTCTTCACGCGCCCCTCCCGTCCCCGCCGGGCTCGGCCGCCACCCGCAGGCCTCCCCGCCACGCCTGCGCCAACGCCGCCACCTCCGCCCG
This sequence is a window from Candidatus Methylomirabilis sp.. Protein-coding genes within it:
- the thrC gene encoding threonine synthase is translated as MGTGLIQRYRAFLPVTDRTPVISLGEGDTPLLRARALEAWLGSKAEIYLKVEGANPSGSFKDRGMTVALSKAVEEGARAVICASTGNTSASAAAYAAAAGRAAYVLVPQGKIALGKLSQAVAHGATVLQVQGNFDDALKLVKEVAATHPVALVNSINPYRIEGQKTGAFEVCDQLGDAPDLLCIPVGNAGNITAYWRGFREYQAAGRARRLPRLLGWQAEGAAPLVLGHPVKDPETIASAIRIGNPASWQSAVAAAEESGGAIGAVSDAEILEAYAEIPRREGIFCEPASAASVAGLRKLHREEGLPAGTRVVCVLTGHGLKDADRALSLAGRPPAVPPTLEAVAAALRLA
- a CDS encoding homoserine dehydrogenase produces the protein MKTIHVGILGLGTVAGGVVRLLQENGPMIDARLGARLHVKRIARRRPEAPAPVAVDPALLTADPLEVIRDPAIQIVVELIGGTEEARRYALEALRAGKHLVTANKALLATHGLEIYRAAAERKLEVGFEAAVCGGIPIIRALRDGLVANRIRSLLGIINGTANYILTKMTEEGRPFAEVLAEAQAKGYAEADPTLDVGGHDAAHKLQILASIAYNTFIELSQVPVEGIAGIDPSDIRYARELGYVVKLLAIAKLADGELEVRVSPTLIPEDHLLASVRGVYNGVYLVGDAAGPQMFYGRGAGQMPTASAVVSDIVEIAANILAKRPSRRATLQRPGVEAELDLKPLGEIRTRYYLRVMVTDKPGVLSKVSGVLGSHNVSIASVIQKARHAEEAVPIVMMSHEAREGDLRAALAGIDRLDVVSRATVCLRVEES